The Bacteroidia bacterium genome includes a region encoding these proteins:
- the infB gene encoding translation initiation factor IF-2 — protein MSETEKTIRLSNVRKELQNVPPDRMISFLTEKGFVMDSNPNQKISEDMRALLLKEFESDKEEKEESKRVTSAQKAKKETALQEKEVVKTELKKVTEPEEPVAKPIAAVVAEKEEIVEEKPEKKKSGPKVVGKVDLASLNSKTKPAKKTKKQAEEEEKEKVKASKAAKKEKVEKAEEPTAIEKGKGVEKIAEVQKPEIKEKTTEEPVVAPKKEIDFLETKVQKLGGPTIVGRIELPVREERKKPVASSGTYDAEKDKNKKKRKRIRKPSVDPKTVTAGTQTAGSPGDKPREFRPGINPNYKGKKGREPKAELTPDEIQAQIKETLARLSGHGKSTKSKYNREKRDAAREKSQEVADQQEADKKIIKVTEFVSANQLAQMMNVQVNEIISSCMSLGIFVSINQRLDAETLAIVAEEFGYQVEFVSVEVQEAIKEEEDTAESLLPRSPIVTVMGHVDHGKTSLLDYIRKANVIAGEAGGITQHIGAYNVTLENGKKITFLDTPGHEAFTAMRARGAQVTDIAIIVIAADDSVMPQTIEAINHAQAAGVPLVFAINKIDKPGAEPDKIRTALANMNILVEEWGGKYQCQEISAKQGKNIDTLLEKVLLEAEMLDLKANPNKNALGTVIESSLDKGRGYVTTILVEAGTMNVGDIVLAGCYSGKVKALHNERGTSTKEAGPSMPVLLLGLNGAPQAGDKFHVMNDEREAREIATKRLQLQREQGIRTQKHITLDEIGRRLAIGDFKELNVIVKGDVDGSIEALADSLLKLSTDKIKVNIIHKSVGQITESDVLLASASNAIIIGFQVRPSANARKLAEQEQIDIRLYSIIYDAINEIKAAMEGMLAPEFEEKIVCNIEIREVFKITKVGTIAGCMVLDGKVTRQTKVRIIRDGIVVHAGTLASLKRLKDDVKEVTTGYECGLNIANFNDIKAGDMIEGYEEVEIKPKL, from the coding sequence ATGTCAGAAACAGAAAAAACAATACGATTAAGTAATGTTCGTAAGGAACTTCAGAATGTCCCACCAGACAGGATGATTAGTTTCCTTACGGAAAAAGGCTTCGTCATGGATAGCAATCCGAACCAGAAAATTTCGGAGGATATGCGCGCGCTTTTATTGAAGGAATTTGAATCCGATAAGGAAGAAAAAGAAGAGTCGAAACGTGTTACATCTGCCCAAAAAGCGAAAAAGGAAACAGCTCTTCAAGAAAAAGAAGTTGTAAAAACAGAACTAAAAAAAGTTACTGAGCCAGAAGAACCTGTTGCAAAGCCAATTGCTGCTGTTGTTGCTGAAAAAGAAGAAATTGTTGAAGAAAAACCGGAGAAGAAAAAAAGCGGACCAAAAGTGGTCGGCAAAGTGGATTTAGCATCTTTGAACTCAAAAACAAAGCCAGCTAAGAAAACTAAAAAACAAGCAGAAGAAGAAGAAAAGGAAAAAGTAAAAGCAAGCAAAGCTGCGAAAAAAGAGAAAGTAGAAAAAGCGGAAGAGCCAACAGCAATTGAAAAAGGAAAAGGAGTAGAAAAAATTGCGGAAGTACAAAAACCGGAAATAAAAGAAAAAACTACCGAAGAACCTGTTGTTGCTCCTAAAAAAGAAATTGATTTCTTAGAAACAAAAGTTCAAAAATTAGGCGGTCCTACAATCGTGGGCAGAATTGAGCTTCCGGTACGCGAAGAACGTAAAAAACCAGTTGCCTCTTCAGGAACATACGACGCTGAAAAAGATAAAAACAAAAAGAAAAGAAAGCGAATACGTAAGCCTTCAGTTGATCCAAAAACTGTAACAGCAGGAACTCAAACAGCGGGAAGTCCAGGCGACAAACCAAGAGAATTTAGACCCGGTATTAATCCGAATTACAAAGGTAAAAAAGGACGTGAACCAAAAGCAGAATTAACGCCAGACGAGATTCAAGCGCAAATTAAGGAAACACTTGCACGTCTCAGCGGACACGGGAAATCAACTAAGTCAAAATACAATAGAGAAAAACGCGATGCTGCACGCGAAAAAAGTCAAGAAGTAGCAGACCAACAAGAAGCGGATAAAAAGATTATTAAAGTGACCGAATTCGTTTCCGCCAATCAATTAGCGCAAATGATGAATGTGCAAGTCAACGAGATTATCTCGTCTTGTATGAGTTTGGGTATTTTCGTTTCCATCAATCAACGTTTAGATGCGGAAACACTTGCTATTGTTGCAGAAGAATTTGGTTATCAAGTGGAGTTTGTGAGTGTGGAAGTGCAAGAAGCCATCAAAGAAGAAGAAGATACAGCCGAATCTTTATTGCCGCGTTCGCCGATTGTTACCGTTATGGGACACGTCGATCACGGAAAAACATCTTTACTCGATTACATCCGTAAAGCCAACGTAATTGCCGGAGAAGCGGGTGGAATCACCCAACACATCGGTGCTTACAATGTAACGCTCGAAAACGGTAAAAAGATAACATTTTTGGATACTCCCGGACACGAAGCGTTTACCGCGATGCGTGCCAGAGGTGCTCAAGTAACAGACATCGCTATTATTGTAATTGCAGCGGACGACAGCGTGATGCCTCAAACCATCGAAGCCATCAATCACGCGCAAGCAGCTGGAGTGCCACTTGTATTTGCCATTAATAAAATTGATAAACCAGGTGCAGAACCGGATAAAATCAGAACTGCTTTGGCGAATATGAATATTTTAGTAGAAGAATGGGGAGGAAAATACCAATGTCAGGAAATATCTGCTAAACAAGGAAAAAACATTGATACGCTACTCGAAAAAGTATTGCTCGAAGCGGAAATGTTGGATCTAAAAGCAAATCCGAATAAAAATGCGTTGGGAACTGTTATTGAATCTTCTCTCGATAAAGGACGCGGATACGTTACCACTATCCTTGTAGAAGCAGGAACCATGAACGTTGGCGATATTGTACTTGCTGGATGTTACAGCGGAAAAGTAAAAGCTTTACACAACGAAAGAGGAACTTCTACGAAAGAAGCGGGTCCGTCTATGCCGGTATTATTACTCGGATTAAACGGAGCGCCGCAAGCGGGAGATAAGTTTCACGTAATGAACGACGAACGCGAAGCGCGCGAAATTGCCACAAAACGCTTGCAATTGCAACGTGAACAAGGTATTCGTACACAAAAACACATTACCTTGGATGAGATTGGACGCAGATTGGCAATTGGTGATTTCAAAGAATTAAACGTGATTGTGAAAGGTGACGTGGACGGTTCTATTGAAGCGCTTGCTGATTCCTTGCTCAAATTATCTACTGATAAAATTAAGGTAAATATCATTCATAAATCGGTTGGACAAATCACCGAATCAGACGTATTGTTGGCTTCTGCATCCAATGCAATTATTATTGGATTTCAAGTTCGCCCATCTGCAAACGCTCGCAAATTGGCGGAACAAGAGCAAATTGATATTCGCTTGTATTCCATTATTTACGATGCCATCAACGAAATTAAAGCAGCGATGGAAGGAATGTTGGCGCCGGAATTTGAAGAGAAAATTGTTTGTAATATCGAAATCCGCGAAGTATTTAAAATCACGAAAGTGGGTACCATCGCAGGTTGTATGGTGCTTGACGGAAAAGTTACGCGTCAAACAAAAGTACGCATCATCCGCGATGGAATTGTAGTTCATGCCGGAACATTGGCTTCTTTAAAACGCCTCAAAGACGATGTGAAAGAAGTTACTACCGGTTACGAATGCGGTTTAAATATTGCCAACTTTAATGATATTAAAGCAGGCGATATGATTGAAGGCTATGAAGAAGTAGAAATAAAACCGAAGTTATAA
- the nusA gene encoding transcription termination factor NusA: MENINLIESFSEFKDVKNIDRVTLMSILEDVFRNLLIKKYGSDENFDIIVNPDKGDLEVWRNRQIVDDEFAEDSFDYDENKHIALTLARKIEPDFEIGEDVSEPLRLNDFGRRAVLAIRQNLVAKVMELEKDGIFKKYKERVGDIITGEVYQIWKREILILDDEGNELILPKSEQIPSDFFKKGDTLRAVVERVEMKNNNPVIVLSRTSGLFLERLFELEVPEVFDGLITIKKIVREPGERAKVAVESYDDRIDPVGACVGMKGSRIHGIVRELKNENIDVINYTSNPTLFITRSLSPAKITSVKIDDVSKRAEVFLKPDQVSMAIGKGGHNIKLASKLTGYEIDVYRDTDVDQEDVDLEEFADEIDGWVLDALKGIGCDTAKSVLEITTEELVKRTDLEEETITDVKNILKSEFE; the protein is encoded by the coding sequence ATGGAAAACATAAATTTAATTGAGTCATTCTCTGAATTCAAAGACGTAAAAAACATCGACAGGGTAACATTGATGAGCATTTTGGAAGATGTGTTCCGGAATTTACTGATTAAAAAATACGGTTCAGACGAAAATTTTGACATCATCGTAAATCCTGATAAAGGTGATTTAGAAGTGTGGAGAAATCGTCAAATTGTGGACGATGAATTTGCTGAAGATAGTTTTGATTATGATGAAAATAAACACATCGCTTTAACTTTAGCACGCAAAATAGAACCCGATTTTGAAATTGGAGAAGATGTTTCGGAACCTTTGCGATTAAACGATTTCGGACGTAGAGCCGTACTTGCAATTCGTCAAAATTTAGTGGCGAAAGTAATGGAATTGGAAAAAGACGGCATTTTCAAAAAATACAAAGAGCGTGTGGGAGATATTATTACTGGTGAAGTGTATCAAATTTGGAAACGCGAAATTTTAATTTTGGACGACGAAGGAAACGAATTAATTCTTCCTAAATCGGAACAAATCCCTTCTGATTTTTTCAAAAAAGGAGATACGCTTCGTGCTGTTGTAGAGCGCGTAGAAATGAAAAATAACAATCCAGTGATTGTACTTTCCAGAACTTCAGGATTGTTTTTAGAGCGTTTATTTGAATTGGAAGTTCCAGAAGTTTTTGACGGATTAATCACCATTAAAAAAATTGTTCGCGAACCAGGAGAAAGAGCTAAAGTGGCAGTAGAATCTTACGACGATAGAATTGATCCGGTAGGTGCTTGCGTGGGAATGAAAGGATCTCGTATTCACGGAATTGTACGCGAATTGAAGAACGAGAATATTGACGTTATCAATTATACAAGCAATCCAACTTTGTTCATCACTCGTTCATTGAGTCCGGCAAAAATTACTTCCGTGAAAATTGACGATGTGAGCAAACGTGCCGAAGTGTTTTTGAAACCTGATCAAGTATCAATGGCAATTGGAAAAGGCGGGCATAATATCAAATTAGCAAGTAAACTTACAGGATACGAAATTGATGTGTATCGCGATACAGACGTGGATCAAGAAGATGTGGATTTGGAAGAATTTGCAGACGAAATAGACGGTTGGGTATTGGATGCTTTGAAAGGCATTGGCTGCGATACGGCAAAAAGTGTATTAGAAATTACGACGGAAGAATTGGTGAAACGCACCGATTTAGAAGAAGAAACGATTACAGATGTGAAAAACATTTTGAAATCAGAATTTGAATAA
- the rimP gene encoding ribosome assembly cofactor RimP, translated as MISEKKIRSLISEKINGTACFIVDVSVSTSNKITVLIDSDEALTVKDCVGVSRQIEGNLDREKEDFELTVSSPGIDSPLKVMRQYTKSIGKQVQSVTKEGITVSGKLIFADEAGIEIEETKTIRLENKKGKKTIVENIKIPFETLKETKRMISFNK; from the coding sequence ATGATTTCAGAAAAAAAAATACGTTCTTTAATATCCGAAAAGATAAACGGAACGGCTTGTTTTATTGTAGATGTAAGCGTTTCGACGTCAAATAAAATTACCGTTTTGATTGATAGCGACGAAGCACTTACAGTAAAAGATTGCGTGGGCGTAAGCAGACAGATTGAGGGAAATTTAGATCGTGAAAAAGAAGATTTTGAATTGACCGTTTCTTCGCCCGGCATTGATTCTCCTTTAAAAGTGATGCGTCAATACACAAAAAGTATTGGAAAACAAGTGCAATCAGTTACAAAAGAAGGAATTACAGTGTCTGGAAAATTAATTTTTGCAGACGAAGCTGGTATTGAAATAGAAGAAACAAAAACAATACGCCTCGAAAATAAAAAAGGTAAAAAAACAATCGTAGAAAACATAAAAATTCCTTTTGAAACCTTAAAAGAAACCAAACGAATGATATCGTTCAATAAATAA
- a CDS encoding toxin-antitoxin system YwqK family antitoxin encodes MIKKQFIFLFFLIFSSVYLYAQSEITYWEDTDSTKKSESNYKNGMQDGRFALWYKNGQLAKEFFFKRGKENGAWKSFYDNGKLKSQENYSNGKKEGQWTYLFINGDTLQKSFYKNDQEDSTWKIGFENGKTRAIEHFKNGKKEGKWQYWYDNGEPQSEGFFKKDSTDGSFKAWFRDGKKYKEGTYNNGAETGTWKEWYATGNLKQELDYRADGIYLMNYFDETGNQIIKNGNGKFTIVDGHGNKVGEGNYQDGKQNGTWTFWHPNGKKDYEITYQNGKKNGACTIWFENGQIKSEGPYQNDKKDGDWIWYNDDGKKDMEGTLKDDNREGKWDYWYATGEKESEGFYKNDRQDSVWTYWYKGGAKWREGNYKNDLKEGEWNVWYENGKQLQQGSYVAGQEQGFWKSWYESGQEKDEGSFKNGMMNGAWKSWYDSGIMSYSGDYLDNIKDGHWKTFYENGKPTEEGDYKEGKKEGHWKYWFKAGNEDSEGDYKNELPNGVWTYFYETGVKFLEQHFSDGKLDGKSTMWYPDSKLQSISNYTIVTESGRKNSKPDGDWIYYDKNGNVTLKVKYKKGEKVF; translated from the coding sequence ATGATAAAAAAACAATTTATTTTCCTCTTTTTCTTGATTTTTTCGAGCGTTTATTTGTACGCACAATCCGAAATCACATACTGGGAAGATACTGATTCCACTAAAAAAAGTGAATCCAATTATAAAAATGGAATGCAAGACGGACGCTTCGCCTTGTGGTATAAAAACGGACAACTCGCGAAAGAATTTTTTTTCAAAAGGGGAAAAGAAAACGGCGCTTGGAAAAGTTTTTACGATAACGGAAAATTAAAATCACAAGAAAATTATTCGAACGGAAAAAAAGAAGGGCAATGGACGTATTTATTTATCAATGGAGATACGCTGCAAAAATCTTTTTACAAAAACGATCAAGAAGATAGCACCTGGAAAATAGGTTTCGAAAACGGAAAAACACGCGCCATCGAGCATTTTAAAAATGGAAAAAAAGAAGGAAAATGGCAATATTGGTACGATAACGGCGAACCTCAATCGGAAGGATTTTTCAAAAAAGACAGTACCGACGGAAGTTTTAAAGCTTGGTTTAGAGACGGAAAAAAATACAAAGAAGGAACCTACAACAATGGCGCAGAAACAGGAACGTGGAAAGAATGGTACGCGACAGGAAATTTAAAACAAGAACTCGATTATCGTGCAGACGGAATTTATTTGATGAATTATTTTGATGAAACTGGGAATCAAATTATTAAAAACGGAAACGGAAAATTTACGATTGTAGATGGGCACGGAAACAAAGTGGGCGAAGGAAATTATCAAGATGGAAAACAAAACGGAACTTGGACTTTTTGGCATCCTAACGGAAAAAAAGATTACGAAATAACGTATCAAAACGGAAAGAAAAATGGAGCGTGTACGATTTGGTTTGAAAATGGGCAAATTAAAAGCGAAGGTCCGTATCAAAACGATAAAAAAGATGGAGATTGGATTTGGTATAATGATGATGGAAAAAAAGACATGGAAGGGACTTTGAAAGATGATAATCGGGAAGGAAAATGGGATTATTGGTACGCAACTGGAGAAAAAGAATCGGAAGGTTTTTATAAAAACGATAGACAAGATAGTGTGTGGACGTATTGGTACAAAGGTGGTGCTAAATGGCGCGAAGGCAATTATAAAAATGATTTAAAAGAAGGAGAATGGAACGTTTGGTATGAAAACGGAAAACAATTGCAACAAGGCAGTTACGTTGCTGGTCAAGAGCAAGGTTTTTGGAAATCGTGGTATGAATCTGGACAAGAAAAAGACGAAGGATCTTTTAAAAACGGAATGATGAATGGCGCGTGGAAAAGTTGGTACGATAGCGGAATCATGAGTTACAGCGGAGATTACTTGGATAATATCAAGGACGGACATTGGAAAACATTTTATGAAAATGGCAAACCAACCGAAGAAGGTGATTACAAAGAAGGAAAAAAAGAAGGTCATTGGAAATATTGGTTTAAAGCCGGAAACGAAGACAGTGAAGGCGATTATAAAAACGAATTGCCAAATGGCGTTTGGACCTATTTTTACGAAACTGGCGTTAAATTTTTAGAACAACACTTTAGTGATGGAAAATTGGACGGAAAAAGTACCATGTGGTATCCCGATTCTAAACTACAAAGTATTTCTAATTATACCATTGTAACAGAAAGCGGACGGAAAAACAGTAAACCAGACGGTGACTGGATCTATTATGATAAAAACGGCAACGTTACTTTAAAAGTAAAATACAAAAAAGGTGAAAAAGTATTTTAA
- a CDS encoding sterol desaturase family protein: MAKNFVSNKDESVKMFENRFLEACSKVHPIVPLFIFVPVILWFGYTSVAAYHFSIITIVEFIIFGIIIWTITEYVLHRFVFHFTPKTPFMEKIHFLFHGVHHDYPSDSRRLVMPPSVSIPLAALFYFLFYLILGRAYVAPFFVGFIAGYLFYDITHYAIHHFNMHSKFWLAIKNHHMKHHYQQADKGYGVSSAIWDYVFKTDFPPAEKK, translated from the coding sequence ATGGCTAAAAACTTTGTCTCCAATAAAGACGAATCGGTAAAAATGTTTGAGAATCGCTTTTTAGAAGCGTGTTCAAAAGTGCATCCGATTGTTCCGCTGTTTATTTTTGTACCCGTTATTTTGTGGTTCGGCTACACTTCGGTGGCAGCGTACCATTTCTCGATTATTACGATTGTTGAATTTATTATTTTCGGAATTATTATTTGGACGATTACCGAATATGTATTGCACCGTTTTGTGTTTCACTTTACGCCGAAAACACCATTTATGGAAAAGATACATTTTCTTTTTCATGGCGTTCACCACGATTATCCGAGCGATTCGAGACGTTTGGTTATGCCGCCATCCGTGAGCATTCCATTGGCAGCACTTTTTTATTTTTTATTTTATCTAATATTGGGACGTGCTTATGTAGCGCCTTTTTTTGTGGGTTTTATTGCAGGATATCTTTTTTACGACATCACACATTATGCCATTCATCATTTTAATATGCACAGTAAATTTTGGTTGGCGATAAAAAATCACCACATGAAACACCATTATCAACAAGCCGATAAAGGCTACGGTGTTAGTTCTGCCATTTGGGATTATGTTTTTAAAACAGATTTTCCGCCTGCCGAGAAAAAATAA
- a CDS encoding NAD(P)H-dependent glycerol-3-phosphate dehydrogenase has translation MSKEPKIAVIGGGSWATAIVKIISSNLSGKIIWWIRNTETIDFIAKFKHNPNYLSSVELEVEKLFLESDLRKAIAAADILIMAVPSAFLKEALKSIQPEDLKSKIIFSAIKGIVPENNLIVGEFFHQQYGAPLDSIGVITGPCHAEEVAMEKLSYLTVASKNTENATFIASKLNCRYIKTSISDDIHGTEYSSVLKNIFAIASGICHGLGYGDNFQAVLISNAIQEIKRFVDTVHPISRDINSSAYLGDLLVTAYSQFSRNRTFGSMVGKGYSVKYAQFEMNMVAEGYYAAKCIYEINKTYQVEMPISNAVYNILYEKISPALEIKLLTDKLK, from the coding sequence ATGAGTAAAGAACCTAAAATAGCGGTTATCGGTGGAGGAAGTTGGGCGACAGCGATTGTCAAAATAATATCAAGTAACCTTTCCGGAAAAATAATTTGGTGGATTCGAAATACAGAAACCATTGATTTTATTGCAAAATTTAAACACAATCCGAATTATTTAAGTTCGGTAGAATTGGAGGTAGAAAAATTATTTTTAGAAAGTGATTTACGGAAAGCCATTGCTGCCGCGGATATTTTAATCATGGCAGTGCCTTCTGCTTTTTTGAAAGAAGCGCTTAAAAGTATTCAGCCAGAAGATTTAAAAAGCAAAATAATTTTTTCGGCAATCAAAGGAATTGTACCAGAAAATAATTTAATTGTTGGCGAATTTTTTCATCAACAATACGGTGCTCCACTTGATTCTATTGGCGTAATTACAGGTCCTTGTCATGCAGAAGAAGTGGCGATGGAAAAATTATCGTATCTCACCGTTGCATCTAAAAATACTGAAAACGCTACGTTTATCGCATCAAAATTAAATTGTCGGTATATAAAAACATCTATTTCGGACGACATTCACGGAACGGAATATTCCTCTGTTTTAAAAAATATTTTTGCGATTGCCAGCGGGATTTGTCATGGTTTAGGCTATGGTGACAATTTTCAGGCGGTGTTGATTTCGAATGCGATTCAAGAAATAAAACGTTTTGTAGATACTGTTCATCCGATTTCGCGCGATATAAATTCTTCTGCTTATTTGGGTGATTTATTGGTAACGGCGTATTCGCAATTCAGTCGTAACCGCACGTTTGGCAGCATGGTGGGAAAAGGATACTCCGTTAAATATGCACAATTTGAGATGAATATGGTGGCGGAAGGTTATTATGCCGCAAAATGTATCTACGAAATAAATAAAACGTATCAAGTAGAAATGCCTATTAGCAATGCTGTTTACAATATTTTATACGAAAAAATTTCACCCGCACTCGAGATAAAATTATTGACGGATAAATTGAAATAG